The window AGCCGCGGCTATCGGGAACGAGGTGCCGCCGATGATGTTGATGTCCAGTATCGCCAGGTCGTAGGTGCCGCTCAGGGCGAACTGCAACCCGGCATCGAGTCGGCTGGCGTGAAAGGCCGTCGAGTAGCCCATGTCTTCAAGCATGTCTTCGATCAGCATCGCCAGCAGTGTTTCGTCTTCGACAATGAACACTGCCTCTGGTACTCCCGAGGCTGCACTCATAGCAGGGTCTGCGTCGGTTCATCCCACGGGATGAGCATGGAACACAACAGTCCTGATGCGGAAAACCTGACCTCGGCCGTGCCATTGAGCTCGCGCTCGATGCTGCGGCGGATCATGCGAAACCCGACGCCTTTTTCGTCGTCGATGTCCACGGCGGCGCTGCCGGTCTCCAGCCAGTCGATTCTCAGTGTACGTGGGGCCTCTGCGAGGTTCAGGGCCGAAGTGATCGTCACATGCCCGTGAGGCTCGCGCAGGGCGCCATGTTGCAGGGCATTGGCCATCAGTTCGTGAAACACCATGGCCAGGGCCAGGGAGATTCTCGGATCAAGGGCAACCGAGTCGCCCTTGAAGGTCACATTGGCCGCGCCGCCTTCAGGCTTGCGGATCAGTTCGACCAGCTCGATCAGCTCGGCAGACACCCACTCGGCCCGCGCCAGAGCATCATGGGCCTGGCTGAGCGCGAAGAGGCGGGCCTCGAAGCTTTTGCGGAACGCGTCCAGAGACTGTGCCGTCTTCGCCGTCAGCGAGGCCATGGCCTGCACAGTCGACAGGGTGTTCTTGACCCGGTGGTTGAGCTCATTGAGCAGCGCCGTACGCGCTGCGCGGTCTTCCAGCTGTTGGCGTTCCAGCTTGGTGGAGATCGATTGTGCCAGGCGCTGGACGGTCCCGCTTTGCTTCAGGAAGGTGGTTTCTCCCGAGATGTCGGGCCCTGCGTAGGCCGGCAGGCTGAAGGTGAACACGCTGCCATTGCCCGGCTCGCTGGTTGCTCGCAGATCACCGCCGTGAGCAGCAACAATGCCTTGGGCAATGTAGAGCCCCAGGCCACTGCCGCCCGGGTTGCCTTCCTTGATGGACCAGTAGCGCTTGAAAATGTGTGGCAAATAGTCGGCGGCGATGCCGATTCCGTTATCACGGACATGGATCAGCACATCGGGTCCATCGGCGATGGCACCAATGTTTATCTGGCCCCCGACGGGGGTGAACTTGATGGCGTTGCCCACAAGGTTGGAGAGCACCTGGAAGACGCGCTCCGGATCGGCATTGACCATCAGCCCGGGAGCGGCCGAGCAATTGAACTCGATGTTCTTTTCCGTCGTCAGGGTGACGAGCAGGCTGCAGACTTCTTCCAGAAAACGCGGCACACTCAGCGGGTGGCAGGACAGCTGGTATCGCCCGCCATCTATCTTGGCGGTATCGAGCAGGTCCTCAAGCAGGCTGTTCATCCGCGTGGTGGCTTTTTCAATGGTGCCCAGCGCCCGCTGGATGTGACGGTTCTCGACGGTGGCGTCGCTGCTGGCCCATTTTTGCATCATCCCGCACTGCATGATGATGATCGACATGGGGTTGCGCAGGTCGTGTGAGACCACCGCCACCAGCTCATCGCGCAGGCGAACGGCTTCCTGCTCGCGATGCACCTGACGCTCCAGATCGTTTTCCAGTGCCGAGCGGCGCATGTCTTCAGCCGCATACAGGTCGCCTCTGGACCAGGGCTTGGCGATGCCGGTGACTTGCTCGTGCCACAGATCGAAGGACTGCCGGGGATGCAGGCGGTGGCTGGCCGAGCCAATCGGGGCGGGGCTCAGGTGCTGGGCTGGATTGCCGCTCCAATTCATCGTGGAGGTGAGCTGCGGGCGAAACCACATCACTGCGTTGACCACAGGCTTGGGCAGGATGAACGCGATGACGCCGCTGGCAACGTCACGAAAATCAGCGCTGGCGGGGTATTCCCGCTGGATGGAGTTGGTGTGAAAAATACCCAGGCCTTGAAGGCCGACGCGCTGATGCTGTGACTTCTGATCCGACATGCCCACATCACGTATCCAGAGGTACAGCGCGCTGACCTGCTCCTGGGTCGGGCACGAGCCGAACAAATGAACCCGGTCCTCGATCAACACCGCAGCACCTTGAGCCAGCGTCAGGGACTGGAGCCGCTCCGGCTTGCTCGCCAGTCCATCCAGAATGTCGTGATCAGCACGGCTCATGGCCACGGCCAGCTCACCCAGCAAGATGAGCTTGTCTTCACGCTCGCGCTGGATCTCAGAGGCGACGATGGCGACGATCCTGGCGGACAGCAGCTGGCCGATCAGCGCACAGGCGTCGCGGATTTCACGGGAGACCAAGAGTTTTTCAGGATGGCCGCAGGCGATCAGGCCCCACAACTGGCCGTTGTCGAGCAGCGAGATACTCATGGACGAGCGTACACCCATGTTTTTCAAGTATTCGCAGTGCACCGGCGACACGCTTCGCAGCGATGAGAATCCCAGGTCAAGCGCTTGCCCTGTTATCGGGTTGAGCAAAGGCACCAGCGGCACCGGCGTGTAAGTGGCATCCGGAATCACGCGGATCCAGTTCAACCGATACAGCTCTCTGGCTTGCGCGGGTATGTCAGAAGCCGGGAAATTCAGGCCGCTGTAGCTGGGCAGAGTGCCGGTCAACGCTTGAGCGACGACTATGCCATGGCCCTCAGGTTCAAAGCGGTAAATCATCACCCGGTCGTAGCCGGTCAGTGCCTGGATTTCATGGACGCTGATATCAAACAGCGTCTCCAGAGTCGTGGCCGCCTGCAGGTTACGCATCACCCGGGTGATCAGCCTCGACTGATCCTGGGGTGTGTCGACAAAGGGCTCCAGCTCAATGATCAGTGCGTCATCATTTCTATGCAGCGAGGCGCTGTAGCAGGTGCCGCCGATCGTCAGGCGGATCGGGTCGCTTTCCAGTCGGTGTGGGCCGGTGCAGGCCTGGGCGATGAGTAATGACTGCTCCATCGGGATCAGCGCCGACAGGGGTTGGCCCAGCAGCTCACTGCTATCGAGCCCCAACTCACGGGCACAATTGGCGCTGACCTGGTCGATGCACAGCGGCTGGCCGCTCAGCACGAGCATGACGCCATGGGGCTGGATCGCTCCGGGGACGCGGATGGGCTCACTCGCACAGTCGGTTAATGCAGCTTCCAGCTTTGCCGCAGGGCTTGCGTCCTGGGTGAAATCGGTCATGACGCTATTCCGGTGATGTTTCAGTCGGCAACAGCCAGACGCTGCTTACGTTGTTCGCAGTGCATGAAAGCATAATCGGGCGCGCAGAGTGCGCGATGCCATTGAAGCGCTGCCACTGTGTGCGGCGCAGAACGCAGCTCGCAGCATCAGGGTGTTGACTGCCGCGCCTGAGTGGTCAGCAAGAGCGCTCAGGCCGCAGGGCTCAAAGCGCCCACCATAACAGGTGATGGGCGGGACCACGGGTTTCTTTGTTCAAACGCCCCCTTCAGCACTCTGCTGCGAGGTCTCGTTATCAAGATATTGTAACGCCACCAGAACCGTTCCTTCACTGACCATCTCACCCTCACGGCAATGCACGGCAGTGATGACCCCACAGGTGCCGGCCCGAACGTTGTGTTCCATTTTCATGGCTTCGAGCACCACCAGTTGTGCGCCTGCT of the Paucimonas lemoignei genome contains:
- the pdtaR_2 gene encoding response regulator, encoding MSAASGVPEAVFIVEDETLLAMLIEDMLEDMGYSTAFHASRLDAGLQFALSGTYDLAILDINIIGGTSFPIAAAIAARGIPFLFCSGYGRLGIPETWADKPCVAKPFSAQQLEDALSTLNASRG
- the cph1_2 gene encoding phytochrome:GAF:ATP-binding region, ATPase-like:histidine kinase A, N-terminal:HWE histidine kinase codes for the protein MTDFTQDASPAAKLEAALTDCASEPIRVPGAIQPHGVMLVLSGQPLCIDQVSANCARELGLDSSELLGQPLSALIPMEQSLLIAQACTGPHRLESDPIRLTIGGTCYSASLHRNDDALIIELEPFVDTPQDQSRLITRVMRNLQAATTLETLFDISVHEIQALTGYDRVMIYRFEPEGHGIVVAQALTGTLPSYSGLNFPASDIPAQARELYRLNWIRVIPDATYTPVPLVPLLNPITGQALDLGFSSLRSVSPVHCEYLKNMGVRSSMSISLLDNGQLWGLIACGHPEKLLVSREIRDACALIGQLLSARIVAIVASEIQREREDKLILLGELAVAMSRADHDILDGLASKPERLQSLTLAQGAAVLIEDRVHLFGSCPTQEQVSALYLWIRDVGMSDQKSQHQRVGLQGLGIFHTNSIQREYPASADFRDVASGVIAFILPKPVVNAVMWFRPQLTSTMNWSGNPAQHLSPAPIGSASHRLHPRQSFDLWHEQVTGIAKPWSRGDLYAAEDMRRSALENDLERQVHREQEAVRLRDELVAVVSHDLRNPMSIIIMQCGMMQKWASSDATVENRHIQRALGTIEKATTRMNSLLEDLLDTAKIDGGRYQLSCHPLSVPRFLEEVCSLLVTLTTEKNIEFNCSAAPGLMVNADPERVFQVLSNLVGNAIKFTPVGGQINIGAIADGPDVLIHVRDNGIGIAADYLPHIFKRYWSIKEGNPGGSGLGLYIAQGIVAAHGGDLRATSEPGNGSVFTFSLPAYAGPDISGETTFLKQSGTVQRLAQSISTKLERQQLEDRAARTALLNELNHRVKNTLSTVQAMASLTAKTAQSLDAFRKSFEARLFALSQAHDALARAEWVSAELIELVELIRKPEGGAANVTFKGDSVALDPRISLALAMVFHELMANALQHGALREPHGHVTITSALNLAEAPRTLRIDWLETGSAAVDIDDEKGVGFRMIRRSIERELNGTAEVRFSASGLLCSMLIPWDEPTQTLL